One stretch of Pedobacter riviphilus DNA includes these proteins:
- the rseP gene encoding RIP metalloprotease RseP, which translates to MNGLIMAGQLLLGLSLLVILHELGHFLAARAFGIKVEKFYLFFDAWGFKLFSFKKGDVEYGVGWLPLGGYVKIAGMIDESMDTEQMAQPAQPWEFRSKPAWQRLIVMLGGIIVNVIVGIIIFWMLTFTYGQNYTVNDKLTDGIAVGNIGKEIGLKNGDRILAVNGSKLIKFEDVISSKVLFDGAQLTILRNNKTLYISVPDTILNKISKNDKENFIAPRVKMASIKMVIAPDKNGDKPSFFDRIAGLFGKKWEKPVYPAYVAGIKPGDSVLTVNNKAITFYDEFVSEVSGNKNKTITISALRNGKPITFTPKVADNGTIGVAANSKELPSAHVDFGFIQSLPVGATMAWSTFVDNAKGIGKMITGKLSARNISSPIGIAKVYGSTFDWVKFWTLTGLISMALAFMNLLPIPGLDGGHVVFLLIEMVQRKPVSEKVLEKAQIVGFVILICLMVFAFGNDILKSFGK; encoded by the coding sequence ATGAATGGATTGATTATGGCGGGGCAGCTGCTGCTCGGATTGTCTTTATTGGTAATATTACACGAATTAGGGCATTTCTTGGCAGCCAGAGCATTTGGTATTAAAGTAGAAAAGTTTTATTTATTTTTTGATGCATGGGGGTTCAAACTTTTTAGCTTCAAAAAAGGCGATGTTGAATATGGAGTGGGCTGGTTGCCACTTGGCGGTTATGTAAAAATTGCCGGAATGATTGATGAGAGTATGGATACTGAGCAAATGGCTCAGCCTGCACAACCTTGGGAATTCCGTTCTAAACCGGCCTGGCAGCGTTTAATCGTAATGCTAGGCGGCATTATCGTAAATGTAATTGTAGGTATTATCATTTTTTGGATGCTTACATTCACATACGGACAAAATTACACCGTTAACGACAAATTAACCGATGGTATTGCTGTGGGAAATATCGGTAAAGAAATCGGGCTGAAGAACGGTGATCGGATTTTAGCAGTGAATGGTAGTAAGCTGATCAAATTCGAAGATGTTATCTCTAGCAAGGTATTATTTGATGGCGCTCAATTAACCATTTTAAGGAATAATAAAACCTTATATATTTCGGTTCCAGATACCATTTTGAATAAAATATCGAAAAACGATAAAGAGAATTTTATTGCGCCCCGTGTTAAGATGGCCAGCATTAAAATGGTAATTGCTCCGGATAAAAACGGGGATAAGCCATCATTTTTTGATCGTATTGCAGGTTTATTTGGGAAAAAATGGGAAAAGCCTGTTTATCCTGCTTATGTGGCTGGAATTAAGCCTGGCGACAGTGTTTTAACCGTAAATAATAAAGCAATTACTTTTTACGACGAATTTGTTAGTGAGGTTTCAGGTAATAAAAATAAAACAATTACTATTTCTGCACTTAGGAATGGTAAGCCGATCACTTTTACGCCAAAAGTTGCAGATAATGGCACAATCGGTGTAGCTGCTAATTCTAAAGAACTTCCAAGCGCGCACGTAGATTTTGGCTTTATACAATCACTTCCAGTTGGAGCAACCATGGCGTGGAGCACTTTTGTAGATAATGCAAAAGGTATTGGGAAGATGATAACCGGGAAGTTAAGTGCGCGTAATATCAGCAGTCCGATTGGAATTGCCAAGGTATATGGAAGCACTTTCGATTGGGTTAAATTCTGGACTTTAACGGGGTTAATTTCGATGGCATTGGCATTTATGAATTTATTGCCTATTCCAGGCTTAGATGGAGGCCATGTGGTGTTTCTTTTAATTGAGATGGTACAACGTAAGCCTGTAAGTGAAAAAGTGCTTGAGAAGGCACAAATTGTTGGCTTTGTAATCTTGATCTGTTTAATGGTGTTTGCTTTTGGTAATGATATTCTAAAATCTTTCGGTAAGTAA
- a CDS encoding sensor histidine kinase, which translates to MIKSTHLPDFFTLQSIFEGIQDAIYCHDLEFRITNWSPAAERMFGYTVPEVLGQSVFLLIPEDKYSEKEKIMKEVLNNKRISQYKTIRLTRSGKQIPVALSISPIKNEDGQIIGTSQIVHDVSFEQLAEEKQSRLAAIIESSEDAIISKTLDGIITTWNKGAEHIFGYTEEEAVGRPITILLPADRLGEEETIIASLRRGEKVDHIQTIRKTKDGRLVNISLTVSPIKNRDGVVIGASKVARNITAQKESEMLIAKHMERLELLNAVGRSINESLDLQQILQQVTDATTKLTDAEFGAFFYNQVNQEGESYWLYTISGAPREAFANFPMPRNTDVFHPTFSGEGVVRSDDITQDSRYGKNAPYYGKPSGHLPVISYLAVPVKTKSGEVIGGLFFGHQDKAIFKEEHEELVLTVASQAAIAIENSRLFKEVQELSAKKDEFIAMASHELKTPMTSLFGFLQLAHRSAGESAAKNLLEKAIRQLEKMTVLVSDLFDISKIQSGKLQLNIEYLNLAILIREMKESFLQAHPDHILTIEMPEQSFVNADRMRLEQVMTNLLNNAVKYAPAAKTIELKVQHQDKEILTSIKDFGPGISEENQRHIFSQFYQAKESKDGSAGLGLGLFISKDIIERHGGRIWVESEPGNGATFKFSLPLAQKH; encoded by the coding sequence ATGATAAAATCAACTCATCTTCCTGACTTCTTCACCCTGCAATCCATTTTCGAAGGCATTCAAGATGCGATATATTGTCATGACCTTGAATTCAGAATAACCAATTGGAGTCCTGCCGCAGAACGCATGTTCGGCTATACTGTACCAGAGGTATTGGGCCAATCTGTTTTTCTACTGATTCCAGAAGACAAGTATTCGGAGAAGGAAAAGATCATGAAGGAGGTTTTAAACAATAAGCGTATCAGCCAGTACAAAACCATTCGTCTCACCCGCTCAGGCAAGCAGATCCCTGTTGCCTTATCCATTTCGCCAATCAAAAACGAAGACGGACAAATTATTGGCACGTCGCAAATTGTCCATGATGTTTCCTTTGAGCAATTGGCCGAGGAAAAACAATCTAGGCTTGCTGCTATTATAGAAAGTTCTGAAGACGCCATTATCAGTAAGACTCTTGATGGAATTATTACGACATGGAATAAAGGAGCAGAGCATATTTTTGGCTATACGGAAGAAGAGGCTGTCGGCCGCCCGATTACCATATTGCTCCCTGCTGATCGTTTGGGTGAAGAAGAAACCATAATTGCAAGCTTGCGGCGAGGAGAAAAGGTAGACCACATACAGACCATTAGAAAAACAAAAGATGGACGCCTGGTAAATATTTCACTAACCGTATCGCCTATTAAAAACCGTGATGGAGTTGTTATTGGGGCATCCAAGGTTGCCCGTAATATTACCGCTCAAAAGGAGTCCGAAATGTTAATCGCCAAGCACATGGAACGCCTGGAACTGTTGAATGCTGTGGGCAGGAGCATTAACGAATCTTTGGACCTTCAGCAGATATTACAGCAGGTAACTGATGCGACTACAAAGCTTACCGATGCAGAATTTGGGGCGTTCTTTTATAATCAAGTCAACCAGGAAGGGGAGTCTTATTGGTTGTATACCATATCAGGCGCTCCAAGGGAGGCTTTTGCCAACTTCCCAATGCCACGTAATACCGATGTATTTCACCCAACTTTCAGCGGAGAAGGGGTGGTACGCTCGGATGATATCACCCAGGATTCTCGCTATGGTAAAAATGCGCCATATTATGGAAAACCTTCGGGACATTTACCTGTGATCAGCTATCTGGCAGTTCCAGTTAAAACTAAATCAGGTGAGGTGATAGGCGGGCTGTTTTTCGGCCATCAGGATAAGGCAATTTTTAAAGAAGAGCATGAGGAACTTGTCCTTACAGTAGCCTCCCAAGCCGCTATTGCTATAGAAAATTCCAGGCTTTTTAAAGAGGTGCAGGAACTAAGTGCTAAAAAAGACGAATTCATTGCAATGGCTTCTCATGAACTAAAAACACCGATGACTTCTCTTTTCGGTTTTTTGCAATTGGCCCATCGTAGCGCAGGTGAAAGTGCTGCAAAAAACCTCCTCGAAAAGGCGATCAGACAATTAGAGAAAATGACCGTTCTGGTTAGTGATCTTTTTGATATCTCAAAAATCCAGTCGGGGAAACTACAACTCAATATAGAATACCTTAACCTGGCCATACTGATCAGGGAAATGAAAGAATCTTTTTTGCAAGCTCATCCAGACCATATTTTAACTATTGAAATGCCGGAACAAAGTTTCGTTAACGCTGATCGGATGCGCCTTGAACAGGTAATGACGAATTTACTGAACAATGCTGTTAAATACGCACCTGCTGCAAAGACAATCGAATTAAAGGTTCAACATCAGGATAAAGAGATACTTACTTCAATTAAGGATTTTGGCCCCGGTATTAGCGAAGAAAACCAGCGCCATATATTCAGCCAGTTTTACCAGGCGAAGGAAAGTAAGGATGGTTCGGCAGGATTAGGCTTGGGTCTTTTTATATCGAAAGATATCATTGAGCGCCATGGTGGCCGGATTTGGGTTGAAAGTGAGCCCGGTAACGGTGCTACCTTTAAATTTTCTTTACCATTGGCACAAAAACATTAG
- a CDS encoding glycosyltransferase: MFFSIIIPLYNRPQEIDELLNTLTKQTYLQFEVLVIEDGSKNDANAIVASYADKLDIKYYFKENAGQGFARNFGFERAKGDYFIIFDSDILVPADYLEIVKNYLYEHHLDAYGGPDAAHDSFTPVQKAISYAMTSPFTTGGIRGNKQHVGQFHPRSFNMGVSRQAWEKVGGFILTRLGEDIEYSIRIHENGFKIGLIPEAKVYHKRRTSFSQFYKQLHFFGRARINIYKHFPKELKPVHFFPALFTLGVGFTILCNFIYPPLAYVCNFFLLIYFMLIFFHSWSVNKSLKVAFLSIISSFIQLTAYGLGFMQDLFKRVVFKQQ; this comes from the coding sequence ATGTTTTTCTCCATCATCATTCCACTTTATAATCGTCCTCAAGAAATTGACGAACTTTTAAATACCTTGACCAAGCAGACTTATTTACAGTTTGAGGTTTTGGTTATTGAAGATGGTTCGAAAAACGATGCAAATGCAATTGTTGCCTCTTATGCAGATAAACTGGATATCAAATATTACTTCAAGGAAAATGCGGGACAAGGTTTTGCCCGTAATTTTGGTTTTGAAAGGGCTAAGGGAGATTATTTTATCATTTTTGATTCAGATATTCTCGTTCCGGCCGATTATCTTGAAATTGTTAAAAACTATCTATATGAACATCATTTAGATGCTTATGGAGGTCCGGATGCGGCACACGATAGTTTTACACCGGTACAAAAAGCAATCAGCTATGCCATGACTTCGCCTTTTACTACCGGTGGGATCCGCGGGAACAAACAACATGTTGGGCAATTTCACCCACGCAGTTTTAATATGGGCGTTTCACGTCAGGCCTGGGAGAAGGTAGGCGGCTTTATCTTAACCCGGTTGGGAGAGGATATAGAATACAGTATCCGTATTCATGAAAACGGTTTTAAGATCGGCTTAATTCCAGAGGCTAAGGTTTACCATAAACGCCGTACAAGCTTCAGCCAGTTTTACAAACAGTTGCACTTTTTTGGAAGGGCCAGGATCAATATTTACAAACATTTCCCAAAAGAATTAAAACCTGTGCACTTTTTTCCTGCCTTGTTCACATTGGGGGTTGGCTTTACTATTTTATGTAACTTTATATATCCTCCATTGGCATATGTTTGTAACTTCTTCTTATTGATTTACTTTATGTTGATATTTTTTCATTCATGGTCTGTAAATAAATCGTTAAAAGTTGCATTTTTGAGCATTATATCTTCATTTATCCAATTAACCGCCTACGGTTTAGGATTTATGCAGGATTTATTTAAACGTGTGGTATTCAAACAACAATGA
- a CDS encoding MarR family winged helix-turn-helix transcriptional regulator: protein MRLKIDNDTLQLFRRASREYSDRSIFMHEAIARKAGLSGADHKYLGIILQYKELTAGELSKLTGLTTGAVTGLIDRLEKKKLLKRQSTKLDRRKVLIIPHVENSLKLLQPFFTELQQKTEKLISTFTSEEIQTIQRYFTEASSIMKETADKLNNEKND, encoded by the coding sequence ATGAGATTAAAAATTGATAACGATACGTTGCAGCTCTTCAGAAGGGCAAGCAGGGAATACTCAGATAGATCTATATTTATGCATGAAGCTATTGCCAGAAAAGCAGGGCTCTCAGGTGCAGACCATAAATACTTAGGTATTATCCTTCAGTATAAGGAGCTTACAGCTGGGGAACTTTCAAAACTAACGGGGTTAACCACAGGGGCAGTTACAGGCCTGATAGACCGATTGGAAAAAAAGAAATTGTTAAAAAGACAGTCTACCAAGCTGGACAGGCGAAAGGTCCTGATCATTCCTCATGTAGAAAATAGTCTGAAATTGTTACAGCCTTTTTTCACAGAACTACAACAGAAGACAGAAAAGCTGATCTCTACTTTCACCAGTGAAGAAATACAAACTATCCAGCGCTACTTTACGGAGGCTTCGTCTATAATGAAGGAAACGGCTGATAAATTAAATAATGAAAAAAATGACTAA
- a CDS encoding 1-deoxy-D-xylulose-5-phosphate reductoisomerase translates to MKRITILGSTGSIGTQALEVVRDHPEIFKVAVLSALKNSELLIQQAREFKPDAVVICDESKYNEVKDALFGLDISVLAGEAALSEVAAYNDSDVVLTALMGSVGLRPTIAAIKAGKNIALANKETLVVAGELITQLATEHQVKILPVDSEHSAIFQCLVGEEQNEIEKIYLTASGGPFLGKTKDFLSTVKKEQALKHPNWVMGAKITIDSASLMNKGLEVIEAKWLFNLNVDQIDVIVHPQSIIHSIVQFTDGSMKAQMGVPDMKLPIQYALNYPDRLKNNFKRFNFLEYPNFNFLKADMETFRNLDLAFTSLRKGGNMPCILNAANEIVVAAFLKDKIGFLQMSEVIEQCMEEVRFVEKPQLSDYLETDKHSRILAGELVTKSIV, encoded by the coding sequence TTGAAAAGAATAACCATATTAGGTTCTACAGGAAGTATAGGTACACAAGCGCTAGAGGTTGTCAGGGATCATCCTGAAATATTCAAAGTGGCTGTATTATCTGCATTAAAGAACTCAGAGTTGCTTATCCAGCAGGCGAGAGAGTTTAAACCTGATGCAGTAGTAATCTGTGATGAAAGCAAGTACAACGAAGTTAAGGATGCTTTGTTTGGACTTGATATTAGCGTTTTAGCCGGAGAGGCTGCTTTATCAGAAGTTGCTGCTTATAACGATAGCGATGTGGTATTAACGGCATTAATGGGCTCCGTAGGATTAAGACCTACCATTGCTGCCATAAAAGCAGGGAAAAATATTGCTTTAGCCAACAAAGAAACTTTGGTGGTTGCAGGCGAATTGATTACACAATTGGCAACTGAACACCAGGTTAAAATTTTACCGGTTGATTCGGAGCATTCGGCCATATTTCAATGTTTGGTTGGTGAGGAGCAAAATGAGATTGAGAAAATTTATTTAACGGCATCCGGCGGACCATTCTTAGGCAAAACAAAAGATTTCTTATCAACAGTAAAAAAAGAGCAGGCTTTAAAACACCCCAATTGGGTAATGGGCGCAAAAATCACCATCGATTCTGCATCTCTGATGAATAAAGGTTTAGAGGTAATTGAAGCGAAGTGGTTGTTTAACCTCAATGTAGATCAGATTGATGTCATCGTGCATCCACAATCTATTATTCACTCCATCGTTCAGTTTACCGATGGATCTATGAAAGCACAGATGGGTGTTCCGGATATGAAACTGCCTATTCAGTATGCCTTAAATTATCCCGATAGGCTAAAAAACAATTTTAAGCGTTTTAACTTCTTGGAATATCCAAACTTTAACTTCTTGAAAGCAGATATGGAAACCTTCAGGAATTTGGATCTGGCATTTACTTCATTGCGAAAAGGAGGCAATATGCCCTGTATTTTAAATGCGGCGAATGAAATTGTTGTAGCGGCATTTTTGAAAGATAAAATTGGTTTCCTGCAAATGAGCGAAGTAATTGAGCAATGTATGGAGGAGGTTCGCTTTGTTGAAAAGCCACAATTGAGTGATTATTTAGAAACTGACAAACATAGCCGTATCTTAGCCGGCGAATTAGTAACAAAAAGTATAGTTTAA
- a CDS encoding transposase, producing the protein MENITTGYLHRAEIWVCVTTLIYFLMNGAQIFETLVFVPKWVSSPPDNFKLLSDGQGTSLKVFWIVFHSLHELTFILAIIFCWKIDPVRNWLLVLFAIHFMVRVWTLSYFAPNIIDFQKIANAPGLAKDLTKRVSLWQTLNYLRVAIFMMVSLGLIPLFIKLFNMQKG; encoded by the coding sequence ATGGAAAATATAACAACAGGTTACCTGCATCGTGCTGAGATATGGGTTTGTGTTACTACATTGATCTACTTTTTAATGAATGGGGCACAGATTTTTGAAACATTGGTTTTTGTTCCCAAATGGGTTTCCTCCCCTCCAGATAATTTTAAGTTGCTGTCTGATGGCCAAGGAACAAGTCTAAAAGTGTTCTGGATAGTTTTTCATTCATTGCATGAGCTTACATTTATTCTTGCGATTATCTTTTGCTGGAAAATTGATCCGGTAAGAAATTGGCTCCTTGTTTTGTTCGCCATCCATTTTATGGTCCGCGTTTGGACACTTTCATACTTCGCTCCTAATATCATCGACTTTCAAAAAATAGCGAATGCGCCTGGCTTAGCAAAAGACCTAACTAAAAGGGTTTCGCTATGGCAAACCCTCAACTACCTTAGGGTAGCAATATTTATGATGGTCTCGCTAGGTCTTATCCCATTGTTCATAAAACTGTTCAATATGCAAAAGGGATAA
- a CDS encoding GH3 auxin-responsive promoter family protein produces MGLKAALSKPFAAFAVWQINKWKNNAVNAQHNILKKLIDEAKNTAFGKDHHFADIKTYADFKKHVPVQDYEGLKPYVDRVVAGEANVLWKGKPLYFAKTSGTTSGVKYIPLSKESMPEHIKAARNAILTYINETGKAGFVNGKMIFLQGSPVLSVKHGINVGRLSGIVAHHVPAYLQKNRLPSYETNIIEDWEQKVDAIVKETINENMTLISGIPPWVQMYFDKLSEQSGGKKIAEIFKNFSLFIYGGVNFEPYRAKIEQSIGKKIDAIETYPASEGFIAYQDSQKDKGLLLLADAGIFYEFVPADEYYNDNPTRLSLGEVELDTNYALILNTNAGLWGYSIGDTVKFVSKNPYKIVVTGRIKHFISAFGEHVIGEEVEQAILSVANEEQVEITEFTVAPQVNPEAGQLPYHEWFVEFSSAPKDMAAFSKKVDKALQKKNIYYFDLIEGNILQPLIIRTLQKDAFVNYMKSEGKLGGQNKVPRLSNDRKLADGLERYIV; encoded by the coding sequence ATGGGATTAAAAGCAGCATTAAGTAAACCCTTTGCAGCATTTGCAGTTTGGCAGATTAACAAATGGAAAAATAATGCTGTAAATGCTCAGCATAATATCTTGAAAAAGCTGATTGACGAGGCTAAAAATACTGCTTTTGGGAAAGACCATCATTTTGCCGACATTAAAACTTATGCTGATTTTAAAAAGCATGTTCCAGTTCAGGATTACGAAGGCTTAAAGCCCTATGTAGATCGTGTTGTAGCAGGCGAAGCCAACGTACTTTGGAAGGGTAAGCCTCTTTATTTTGCCAAGACATCAGGCACCACTTCGGGCGTAAAATATATTCCACTTTCTAAAGAATCGATGCCCGAGCACATAAAAGCTGCACGAAACGCCATTTTAACATATATTAATGAGACAGGTAAGGCCGGTTTTGTAAATGGAAAGATGATCTTTCTGCAAGGGAGTCCGGTTTTGAGTGTAAAACATGGGATCAATGTGGGGCGTTTATCGGGTATTGTGGCTCACCACGTTCCAGCTTATCTGCAAAAGAACCGATTGCCTTCTTACGAAACCAATATCATCGAAGATTGGGAACAAAAAGTTGATGCCATTGTTAAGGAGACCATCAATGAAAACATGACCTTGATTTCAGGTATTCCACCTTGGGTACAAATGTATTTCGATAAACTTTCAGAGCAATCAGGTGGGAAGAAAATCGCTGAAATATTCAAGAATTTTAGCCTGTTTATTTATGGTGGTGTAAATTTCGAGCCTTATAGAGCAAAAATTGAGCAAAGCATCGGGAAAAAAATTGACGCCATTGAAACTTATCCAGCTTCAGAAGGATTTATTGCTTATCAGGATTCGCAAAAAGATAAAGGTTTATTGTTATTGGCTGATGCTGGTATTTTCTACGAATTTGTTCCGGCCGATGAATATTATAATGATAATCCAACGAGATTATCACTTGGCGAGGTTGAACTAGATACCAACTATGCATTGATTTTGAATACCAATGCCGGTTTATGGGGATACAGTATTGGCGATACCGTTAAGTTTGTTTCGAAAAACCCTTACAAAATCGTGGTAACGGGACGAATAAAACATTTCATTTCTGCCTTCGGCGAACACGTAATAGGAGAAGAGGTAGAACAGGCAATTTTGAGTGTGGCCAATGAAGAACAAGTAGAAATTACAGAATTTACAGTAGCACCTCAGGTTAATCCGGAGGCTGGCCAATTGCCTTACCACGAATGGTTTGTAGAATTTTCGTCTGCTCCGAAAGATATGGCTGCGTTTAGTAAAAAGGTTGATAAGGCTTTGCAAAAGAAAAATATTTATTACTTTGACCTGATTGAAGGAAATATCCTTCAGCCATTGATTATACGTACTTTGCAAAAAGATGCTTTTGTAAATTATATGAAAAGTGAAGGGAAACTGGGCGGGCAGAACAAAGTGCCACGTTTAAGCAATGATAGGAAACTGGCTGATGGATTGGAGAGGTATATTGTTTAA
- the hscB gene encoding Fe-S protein assembly co-chaperone HscB, whose amino-acid sequence MSEAKPATNYFDFYGLPIQFNPDQNVVKTKFYAFSKQFHPDFYANESEEKQQEVLDLSTLNNKAYQTLSNAKKRLKYVLELKGIVETDEAYQLPQSFLMEMMDVNEALMDLEFEPDIEKLLQVNSDVDSIEKQLNDELSELVKKFDENPSESDQTLPLIKDIFYRQKYISRIRERLPKQ is encoded by the coding sequence ATGAGCGAAGCGAAACCAGCGACCAATTATTTCGATTTTTACGGGTTACCGATCCAGTTTAATCCAGATCAAAATGTGGTTAAAACAAAATTTTATGCATTTAGTAAGCAGTTTCATCCCGATTTTTATGCCAATGAAAGCGAAGAGAAGCAACAAGAAGTGCTCGATCTGTCGACATTGAACAACAAGGCCTATCAAACATTAAGCAATGCTAAAAAACGCTTAAAATACGTGCTCGAATTAAAAGGGATTGTAGAAACTGATGAAGCCTACCAACTGCCACAATCTTTTTTGATGGAAATGATGGATGTAAATGAGGCCTTAATGGATTTGGAATTTGAGCCAGATATTGAAAAATTACTTCAAGTAAATAGTGATGTAGATTCGATTGAAAAACAATTGAATGATGAGTTAAGCGAACTGGTTAAAAAATTTGATGAAAATCCATCAGAATCTGATCAAACATTACCTTTGATTAAAGATATTTTTTATAGGCAAAAATACATTAGCAGAATAAGAGAGCGTTTACCCAAGCAATAA
- a CDS encoding DUF3817 domain-containing protein: protein MNSSLSIFRKVAVAEGISYLLLLFVAMPLKYFANMPLYVKYTGWAHGLLFVLYAATLVLAWQEQKWKFGKTVLIFVASLLPFAPFIVDRKLKDERPENASNKL, encoded by the coding sequence ATGAATAGTTCTCTTTCAATTTTTCGCAAAGTGGCTGTGGCAGAAGGTATATCCTATCTGCTTTTATTATTTGTAGCTATGCCGTTAAAATATTTTGCCAACATGCCGCTATATGTAAAGTATACCGGCTGGGCACATGGTTTGTTATTTGTACTCTATGCCGCTACTTTAGTGCTGGCCTGGCAGGAACAAAAATGGAAATTTGGCAAAACAGTCCTTATTTTTGTGGCTTCTCTACTACCTTTTGCCCCTTTTATTGTAGATAGGAAGCTGAAAGATGAACGGCCTGAAAATGCAAGCAACAAACTATAA
- a CDS encoding glycosyltransferase family 2 protein encodes MDISVVVPLFNEDESLPELTAWIDKVMIANDFSYEIILVDDGSTDRSWEVIEELRSQNPAIKGIKFRRNYGKSAALNVGFEATQGHVVITMDADLQDSPDEIPELYRRIQEEKLDIISGWKKKRYDPITKTIPTKLFNAATRKMSGIELNDFNCGLKAYRSDVIKTIEVYGEMHRYIPVIAKWAGFSKIAEQVVEHRARKYGTTKFGFSRFINGFLDLLSIFFVGKFGKRPMHFFGSLGVLSFFLGIVMSLYVLIEKQILIWKGLAYRDVTDQPLFYLSLVAIIVGSQMFLAGFIAELLSRNAPERNQYLIEKELK; translated from the coding sequence ATGGATATATCAGTTGTAGTACCCTTATTTAATGAAGATGAATCTTTGCCAGAATTAACGGCATGGATTGATAAAGTGATGATTGCCAATGATTTCAGCTATGAAATTATTTTGGTTGATGATGGTAGTACCGATAGATCCTGGGAGGTGATTGAAGAATTAAGATCTCAAAACCCTGCCATAAAAGGGATCAAATTCAGAAGGAACTATGGTAAATCTGCAGCCTTGAACGTTGGTTTCGAAGCCACGCAAGGCCACGTAGTGATTACGATGGATGCCGATTTACAGGATAGTCCGGATGAAATCCCTGAATTGTACCGACGCATTCAGGAAGAAAAGCTTGATATTATTTCGGGCTGGAAAAAGAAGCGTTACGATCCTATTACAAAAACGATACCTACTAAACTTTTTAATGCCGCCACCCGCAAAATGAGCGGTATAGAACTGAACGATTTTAACTGTGGCTTAAAAGCTTACCGTAGCGATGTGATTAAAACCATAGAGGTTTACGGCGAGATGCACCGTTACATCCCCGTAATTGCCAAATGGGCCGGATTTAGTAAAATAGCTGAGCAAGTGGTAGAACACCGTGCGCGCAAATATGGCACCACAAAATTTGGTTTCAGCAGGTTTATAAATGGTTTTTTAGATTTACTCTCCATTTTCTTTGTTGGAAAATTTGGAAAACGCCCGATGCACTTTTTTGGTTCGTTAGGGGTTTTAAGTTTCTTTTTAGGAATTGTAATGTCGCTTTATGTACTCATAGAAAAACAAATCCTAATCTGGAAAGGTTTGGCTTACCGAGATGTAACCGATCAACCATTGTTTTATTTATCACTGGTTGCTATTATAGTGGGGTCGCAAATGTTTTTAGCAGGCTTTATTGCCGAACTTTTATCGCGTAATGCACCTGAAAGAAATCAATATTTAATCGAAAAAGAACTTAAATAA